Part of the Paenibacillus guangzhouensis genome is shown below.
AGAAGCTAGAGAAAATGACGGTTAAGATCGGTTATCCGGATCAGTGGAGCAACGCGTTAGACAAGATCTCCATCAAGACGGCTGAAAATGGCGGATCCTTGTTCTCCAATACGGTTGCGATTACGAAAGCTTACACGGATATGATGAAAGCATCCCTTGGCAAAGAAGTAGATAAGAGCGCATGGATTATGGCTGTGTACGACGTCAATGCCTATTATAATCCGGTGAACAACGAAATCGTGTTCCCGGCAGGAATTCTGCAAGCGCCGTTCTACGATATTCATGCGAAGCATGAGACGAATTTGGGTGCGATCGGCATGGTGATTGCGCACGAAATCAGCCACGCATTCGACAATTTGGGCTCTGCTTATGACGAGAATGGAAACGCAGTGAACTGGTGGACGGAAGAAGACCTTAAGAAATTCCAAGAGAAATGTGCCGAAGTGATTCAGTTCTACGATCACATTGAAGTCGTTCCTGGCTCTTACAATAACGGTCAGTTGACGGTTAGCGAGAACATTGCGGATATCGGTGGTATGGCGACATCCCTGCAAGTAGCATCCCAGCTTCCGAATCCGGACTATAAAGCATACTTCGAAGGCTATGCGACGATCTGGCGCTCCACCATGACCAAAGAAATCGCCGCTTATATGACGACGATCGACACGCACTCCGCGAATAAGGTTCGTGTCAACCGTACGATTTCGAACTTTGAAGAATTCTACAAAACGTATGGCGTGACAGCGAAGGATGCTCAATATGTGGCTCCTGAGGACCGCGTGAGCATTTGGTAGGAATAATTGTATAAACGCATGAAGCCAGATCCTTAGGGGTCTGGCTTTTTTGATCTGTCGTGCTCATTCTTTGCCAGCGCCGTTTCGAAACATCGCACCGCTTCGCAAGCGATCGACGAACTGCTGCAGCCATGTGTAATAGGCCTCGGCATGTTCTAGTTTATGTAGATCCTGTTCCGTCAATCGCTTCTCTTCGCCGGATACATCGCCTTGCAAAATTTCTCGTAAGGCTGGGAGTGCTTGTTCGATCACGCTCGTCATCACGTCCACTTCGCGCTGCAGTTTGTGGGTGAAGAAATGTTGAAAGGCTTGGAAGAAGTCTACCTCGGCAGCGAACAGCTCTTTACGCTCGAGCTTCTCCTCCAGCTTCTTCACCATTTGAGATTCGATCAAGGAACGAACTGCATAGCTCATATTGCTCTTGCTCATATTCATCTTCGTCTTCATCTCGTCCAGCGTCATCGGACGATCCTCGAAGAACATAATGCCGTACAACTGACCTGATGAGTAGGTCGCACCATATAAGTCCATCGTCTTCGCAATGGCTTCGATGACTTGCGTGCGGGCCTGCATCCGTCGTTCGGATTCTACCTCTGTACCTGCTTCAACATCTACAACTGCATCGTTAGGGGGCATTCGTCCTTCACTTCCTCCGTCAAATTTCTCACCATTATAGCAAACGCGAGCGTAAAGAAGTCGGATTTACATAATCTCCATGTTCAGTTAACCGTCCGTTGACACAGGCGTGTGAAATCGAGTGTACAATTTTTATTGAACAGTCAAGTTGAATTGGAAGACAGGAGAGATGGACATGGCGGATTTGATCGTGAACAAGATGCGATATGCTGTGAAAGGAATATTATTCGATAAGGACGGTACGCTGCTCGATTTCATAAGCCTCTGGGGCTCATGGAGCGAATCCTTGTACAGGCATTATGCCAGCCAGCTCCCCGCAGAAATTGCGCCGTTATCAGAGCTGTGGGGCATCGTTCATGATGATGCGGGTCATGTAAGCGACTATAACCGAAGCGGCCCGCTCGCAATGGGATCGATTCATGATCTGGTAGCGATACTGGCGTGGCAGGGGTACCGTCTTGGACTCTCTTGGGGCGATTCGATACGACTTGCTTGGGAGAGTAAGGCATTTGCAGATCGTGAGATGGAGCAACTGCGCCCGGCATGTCCGCTGCCAGGCATTATGGATCTATTACAGCAATGTCATGAGCACGGATTGGTCATGGGGATCGTGACAGCGGATGAGACGGCCGAAGCGATCAAACATATGAAATGGACGGGATTGTATCGATATTTTCATGTGATCCTTGGTCATGATTCGGTGGAGCGCGGGAAGCCTTACCCAGACATGGTGGAGCAGGCTTGTCTCGCCTTGGGACTCGTACCGCAAGACGTTGCTGTTATTGGCGACACCAACGGCGACATGCAGATGGGGAATGCAGCTGGGGCGCTCGTAACGATTGGACTAGGGAGCGTTGCTACTGCAGCAGCGGATCAACAAATGCTTCCAGATGCGCAGGTCATCATTGCCTCGTACGCGCAAATTCATGTGGAAACTGCTCAATAAATAGGAATCGAACCAAACCAATCTTAGAAATCGAGGTGCCAAGTTCATGAAGAAGTTTACGCGCAAGACGATATCCATGATGCTGTGCATCACCCTGGCATTCATGGCGATCCTTCAGGCAACGCCGGACCGTATCGCGCATGCAGCTGCACAGACCGTGACGATGGACAAGCCAGCCTATTTGGAAGGACAGCCGATCACGTTATCTTATACAGGCGCATCCAAAAAAGACTGGATTGGACTCTATAAGAAGGGGGCCGTCCAAGGAGGCAGCAACCCGTCCCTGACATATCTTTATGCATCCGCGCAGCCCGATGGACGATTATCGTTCGCCAAGCAGCTATCGCCCGGGGAATACGAGGCGTTGTATATGGAGAACGACGGGTACAATCTTTTTCAGCGCGTGCCTTTCTCGGTGATCCGATTGAATCCGCCGGCTGGAATTACCTTCGAGGATACGGATCTGGCAACAGAGTTCGTGGCGGGTGAAGTGAAAATTACACCGCCTGCCGATCCATCCAACGTAACGGATTATACGCTCTATTGGGGGAATCAGGTTGGCAAACTGCCGGGTCAATCGGTAATTGCCTCGCTGCCGCTTACCGTAACTGGTGTAACCTATGCGACCTATACCTTCCCGGCGCAGACGGTTATTCCGGCGGGGGCGACGAAGCTGCTCGCTTATTCCAACTCGGTTGCAGGGGAGTCGGTGAACGGCGTTGAAGTAGCGCTTCCGGGTCTCATCATCAAGAAGCCGAACATGAGCTTTGAGGTATTGACCGACATGCACATTACGAGCAATGCGAGCCATACCCATAACAAAAATCTGGAGCGTGTCCTGCAAGATATTCTAGCAACGAATCCTGACAGCGACGGCATTATGACCATCGGTGATAGCACAGATAACGGAAAAGAAGCAGAATACCAGGAGCTGAGCCGAATTTTCGGCAAATACCAGCAAGACCTGCCGCCGACGTATTTCGTCCAAGGCAACCATGATGTTCGCTGGAGTGATTGGAGTAAAGTATCGGAGTACTTTACGAAATATACGTCTATGAAATCGAGCTATTATGACGTATGGGTCAAAGGGTATCATTTTATTTTCTTAGGCACGGAAAAAGGGTTGAAGGATTATTCTTACTTGTCCGACGCGCAGCTGAAGTGGTTCGAGGAGAAGCTGGCTGAGCATGCATCGAGCGGTAAGCCGATCTTCGTGTTCCATCATCAGCCGCTTAAGAATACGGTCGCGGGCGCGAACGAGAGCTACAATAAAAATTTCTACTGGTACGGTGTAAGGCAGGATAAGGAATTTAAGACGATCTTAGCCAAATACCCGCAAGCCATTCTGTTCAGCGGACATACGCATTGGGAGCTCGGCGCGAAGGACACGATGTACAATGCCAAGTATGCCACGATGTTCAACGCGGCAGCTACTTCTTATCTCTGGACGGATAGTGATACGGGCAAAGATGGCAGCCAAGGCTATTATGTCGAAGTATATGATGACAAAGTATTGGTGAAAGGCAGAGATTTTCAGAATCGAAGCTGGATTCCGAACGCGCAGTTCGAGCTGAATATGGCGAATCAAATTCCTATCTTTGATCCGGCTGCCGATCCTGATTTGACGTTTGGCAATCCGACGGTTCATATGGTCAAAGGCACGTATCGGCCCATCGATGCCATTCAGGTGGCGTACACCGGCTCGGTTCGCGAGGATTGGATCGGGATTTTTCC
Proteins encoded:
- a CDS encoding metallophosphoesterase — encoded protein: MKKFTRKTISMMLCITLAFMAILQATPDRIAHAAAQTVTMDKPAYLEGQPITLSYTGASKKDWIGLYKKGAVQGGSNPSLTYLYASAQPDGRLSFAKQLSPGEYEALYMENDGYNLFQRVPFSVIRLNPPAGITFEDTDLATEFVAGEVKITPPADPSNVTDYTLYWGNQVGKLPGQSVIASLPLTVTGVTYATYTFPAQTVIPAGATKLLAYSNSVAGESVNGVEVALPGLIIKKPNMSFEVLTDMHITSNASHTHNKNLERVLQDILATNPDSDGIMTIGDSTDNGKEAEYQELSRIFGKYQQDLPPTYFVQGNHDVRWSDWSKVSEYFTKYTSMKSSYYDVWVKGYHFIFLGTEKGLKDYSYLSDAQLKWFEEKLAEHASSGKPIFVFHHQPLKNTVAGANESYNKNFYWYGVRQDKEFKTILAKYPQAILFSGHTHWELGAKDTMYNAKYATMFNAAATSYLWTDSDTGKDGSQGYYVEVYDDKVLVKGRDFQNRSWIPNAQFELNMANQIPIFDPAADPDLTFGNPTVHMVKGTYRPIDAIQVAYTGSVREDWIGIFPAGTKLGVNVKAIAKQKTNSVKQPDGTITFSGLNLAPGKYDAVYVGEAEYRTDNDNIELGRVTFEISDVPAEIAVTGVQLDKQQLDMLPGDSSALVATVTPEQATNKAVTWSSNDEKIAKVEVSDGRAVVHALKAGRAEITVTTVDGNFKAVSTVTVHAQPAGYPFIIERAALATNTSLVDATVTVKPAMSQNTAVVVFQLMKGNTPIGIAAYQAEIPAAGGTFNAKFNVNRKDGYHVNVLVLSDFTADLTSVGTVLAEPVTLR
- a CDS encoding GbsR/MarR family transcriptional regulator, which encodes MQARTQVIEAIAKTMDLYGATYSSGQLYGIMFFEDRPMTLDEMKTKMNMSKSNMSYAVRSLIESQMVKKLEEKLERKELFAAEVDFFQAFQHFFTHKLQREVDVMTSVIEQALPALREILQGDVSGEEKRLTEQDLHKLEHAEAYYTWLQQFVDRLRSGAMFRNGAGKE
- a CDS encoding HAD family hydrolase; protein product: MADLIVNKMRYAVKGILFDKDGTLLDFISLWGSWSESLYRHYASQLPAEIAPLSELWGIVHDDAGHVSDYNRSGPLAMGSIHDLVAILAWQGYRLGLSWGDSIRLAWESKAFADREMEQLRPACPLPGIMDLLQQCHEHGLVMGIVTADETAEAIKHMKWTGLYRYFHVILGHDSVERGKPYPDMVEQACLALGLVPQDVAVIGDTNGDMQMGNAAGALVTIGLGSVATAAADQQMLPDAQVIIASYAQIHVETAQ